The following coding sequences are from one Fimbriimonadaceae bacterium window:
- a CDS encoding tyrosine recombinase XerC, giving the protein MPLSSSAGTTLDELVQSFLDQLRAMRSAHTVRSYAVDLTQLCLVTEGTFDLSPGTLRDYLRRYGVTPGTRARKLSALRTFVRYLQAVGVLDTDPTEALATPYKRRRLPKALSRTQTEALLDQPPPGRTPLRDQAVLETAYGAGLRASELVGLDVGDLDLERGVATVRGKGDKERVVVFGDACRRAVTAYMEEERVTPGQGDPLFTNAKGGRLTTRTVQKLVHRWARAAGLPDTVTPHTLRHSFATHLLDGGAGLKSVQQLLGHERLATTQVYTHVSVERLRDAVAKAHPKGGQTHVDARRKIL; this is encoded by the coding sequence ATGCCACTCTCGTCTTCCGCCGGCACAACCCTTGACGAGCTGGTCCAATCCTTCCTGGACCAACTCCGGGCCATGCGCTCGGCCCACACCGTCCGGAGCTACGCCGTCGACCTGACCCAGTTGTGCCTCGTCACCGAGGGCACGTTCGATCTTTCGCCTGGGACGTTGCGGGACTACCTCCGTCGATACGGAGTCACGCCGGGGACCCGGGCGCGCAAGCTCTCCGCCCTGCGGACGTTCGTCCGCTACCTCCAGGCGGTCGGGGTTCTCGACACGGACCCCACCGAGGCACTGGCCACGCCGTACAAACGTCGTAGGCTGCCCAAGGCGCTCAGCCGGACTCAGACCGAAGCGTTGCTGGACCAACCACCGCCCGGCCGGACACCGTTGCGCGACCAAGCAGTCTTGGAGACGGCCTACGGCGCCGGGTTACGGGCCAGCGAATTGGTAGGACTTGACGTCGGCGACCTGGACCTCGAGCGAGGTGTGGCCACCGTCCGCGGCAAAGGTGACAAGGAGCGGGTCGTCGTCTTTGGCGACGCGTGCCGGCGCGCCGTCACCGCCTATATGGAGGAGGAACGGGTCACGCCCGGGCAGGGGGACCCCCTGTTCACCAACGCGAAGGGGGGAAGGTTGACGACAAGGACGGTCCAGAAGCTTGTGCACCGATGGGCTCGGGCGGCCGGTCTCCCGGACACGGTGACACCGCACACCTTGCGCCACAGCTTTGCGACCCACCTCCTCGACGGCGGGGCGGGCCTGAAGTCAGTGCAACAACTCCTCGGGCACGAACGGTTGGCGACCACCCAGGTTTACACGCATGTCAGTGTCGAACGACTCCGCGACGCGGTGGCCAAGGCGCACCCGAAGGGCGGTCAGACCCACGTCGACGCGCGCCGGAAGATCTTGTAG
- the fabG gene encoding 3-oxoacyl-[acyl-carrier-protein] reductase: MRRFEGTVVVVTGASRGIGRSIAERFASEGAKVACVATSAANAEPTAQATGGKAYGLDVSDTAAVEAVFAQIEADFGKIDVLVNNAGLTRDTLALRMKEDDWDRVIDVNLKGTFNCCKAVLKGMMKARRGRIVNISSVVGLHGAAGQVNYSASKAGIVGLTMSLAKELGSRGVTVNAVAPGFIDTDMTAELSDEMREGVVKNAPLGRLGEGSDIAGVVAFLASDDAGYLTGQVLTVDGGLTL, translated from the coding sequence ATGAGAAGATTTGAAGGCACTGTCGTCGTCGTCACCGGGGCCAGCCGAGGCATCGGCCGGTCGATTGCCGAACGGTTTGCCAGCGAGGGGGCCAAAGTGGCCTGCGTCGCGACCTCGGCGGCGAACGCCGAACCGACGGCACAGGCGACGGGAGGCAAGGCGTACGGGTTGGACGTCAGCGACACCGCGGCGGTCGAGGCCGTGTTCGCCCAGATCGAGGCCGATTTCGGCAAGATCGACGTGCTCGTCAACAACGCCGGCCTGACCCGGGACACCCTGGCCCTGCGCATGAAGGAGGACGACTGGGACCGCGTCATCGACGTGAACTTGAAGGGCACCTTCAACTGTTGCAAGGCCGTGCTCAAAGGCATGATGAAGGCACGTCGGGGCCGTATCGTGAACATCTCCAGCGTTGTCGGCCTTCACGGGGCGGCAGGCCAGGTCAACTATTCGGCCAGCAAGGCGGGCATCGTCGGTCTGACGATGAGCTTGGCCAAGGAACTCGGGAGCCGTGGCGTGACCGTGAACGCGGTCGCCCCAGGGTTCATCGACACCGACATGACGGCCGAACTCTCGGACGAGATGCGGGAGGGCGTGGTCAAGAACGCCCCCCTCGGGCGGCTTGGCGAGGGGTCAGACATCGCCGGGGTCGTCGCCTTTCTGGCGAGTGACGACGCGGGTTACCTGACCGGGCAAGTCCTGACCGTCGACGGTGGCCTGACCCTGTAG
- a CDS encoding nucleotidyltransferase family protein yields the protein MDIVILAGGKASEETRAETGVEYRCQLPWRDGTMLDHVRRAAEAVGSVVVVGGPPESRDVEAGTDFVGSVTAGLKATNGAEVLIVTADLPFLREESLLAFAAQCDADAALNFAVVPLDVCRQEFPMLKRTAIVTKQGRLTGGNVCLCRREMLLANMEIVAQAYAKRKSPLSLAGMVGPLFILRFVLGQALPSLVSLQFLENRVSRILKFKARAVVCPFADIGTDVDNLEQYKAVLPLQERASPAE from the coding sequence TTGGACATCGTGATCCTGGCCGGCGGCAAGGCCAGCGAAGAGACCCGGGCAGAGACCGGTGTCGAGTACCGGTGCCAACTTCCCTGGCGTGACGGGACGATGCTCGACCACGTCCGTCGTGCCGCCGAAGCCGTCGGCTCCGTGGTCGTGGTCGGCGGACCGCCGGAAAGCCGGGACGTCGAGGCCGGTACCGACTTCGTCGGTAGCGTGACCGCAGGCCTGAAGGCGACGAACGGTGCCGAAGTGTTGATCGTCACCGCCGACCTCCCGTTCCTCCGCGAAGAGTCTCTCTTGGCCTTCGCCGCCCAGTGCGACGCGGACGCCGCCCTCAATTTTGCCGTGGTCCCCCTCGACGTCTGCCGCCAGGAGTTCCCCATGCTCAAACGGACGGCGATCGTGACGAAGCAGGGTCGGTTGACCGGAGGCAACGTCTGCCTGTGCCGCCGCGAGATGCTCCTGGCCAATATGGAGATCGTCGCCCAGGCCTACGCCAAGCGCAAGAGCCCGTTGTCTTTGGCCGGCATGGTCGGCCCGCTCTTCATCCTGAGGTTTGTGTTGGGGCAGGCCCTCCCCTCGCTGGTGTCGCTACAGTTCCTTGAAAACCGGGTCTCGCGTATCTTGAAGTTCAAAGCCAGGGCGGTAGTCTGCCCCTTCGCTGATATTGGCACCGACGTTGACAACCTGGAGCAGTACAAAGCAGTGCTACCCCTTCAGGAAAGGGCTTCGCCAGCCGAGTAA
- a CDS encoding acyl carrier protein: protein MADNVFEKVKKIVCEELGVQESEVKAESSFTEDLGADSLDIVELVMAVEAQFSIDVPDDDAANIKTVGDVVAYIEKLTS from the coding sequence ATGGCGGACAACGTTTTTGAAAAGGTGAAGAAGATCGTTTGCGAAGAGCTTGGTGTCCAAGAGAGTGAGGTCAAGGCCGAGTCCTCGTTCACGGAGGACCTGGGTGCTGACTCCCTTGACATCGTCGAGTTGGTCATGGCCGTCGAAGCGCAGTTCAGCATCGACGTCCCGGACGACGACGCCGCAAACATTAAAACCGTCGGTGACGTGGTCGCATACATCGAAAAGTTGACCAGCTAA
- the queF gene encoding preQ(1) synthase — protein sequence MGADILETFPNPNPGRDYLITHVCPEFTSVCPKTGQPDFATIELDYVPDQTCVELKSLKLYYYSFRNEGIYYEAVTNRLLDELAGATKPRWMRVTGRFNVRGGISSVVVCETGPRP from the coding sequence ATGGGTGCCGACATCCTTGAGACCTTTCCTAACCCGAACCCGGGCCGCGACTACCTGATCACCCACGTCTGCCCCGAGTTCACGAGCGTGTGTCCGAAAACGGGCCAGCCCGACTTCGCCACGATCGAACTTGACTACGTCCCCGACCAGACCTGTGTCGAGCTGAAGTCCTTGAAGCTCTACTACTACAGCTTTCGGAACGAGGGCATCTACTACGAGGCGGTCACCAACCGCCTCTTGGACGAACTTGCCGGCGCGACCAAGCCTCGATGGATGCGGGTCACCGGCCGGTTCAACGTCCGGGGCGGCATCAGCAGTGTCGTCGTGTGCGAAACTGGGCCAAGGCCATAG
- the fabF gene encoding beta-ketoacyl-ACP synthase II, whose translation MALPAQPSGRVVVTGLGAVTPLGNSVADFWPRVVAGESGVGPITLMDPADYPTQIAAEVKDFDASVWLDKKEARRIDRFIAFAAAAAQMAVDDAKFPTDDAELKEQTGVLIGSGIGGLTMMTEQTERLHKDGPGRVSPFLVPYMIPDMASGYVSILQGFKGPNTCVVTACATGANSIGDAYHIIKRGDAVAMLAGGAEAPINPIGLAGFCAARAMTTNNEAGSKASRPFDAGRDGFVMGEGSGVLVLEDRDHAIARGARIYAEIVGYGMSGDAFHITMPDNEGDGARRAMEMAVKRAGLGKEGIGYINAHGTSTPYNDKFETLAIKRAFGDLAAKIPVSSTKSMIGHLLGAAGAVEAIVSIKAITEGVLPPTANYETPDPECDLDYIPNVARPTQVDAVLSNSFGFGGHNATLVFRRHNP comes from the coding sequence ATGGCTTTGCCCGCCCAGCCTTCGGGTCGGGTGGTGGTGACGGGGCTCGGTGCGGTCACCCCGCTCGGTAACAGCGTCGCTGACTTTTGGCCCCGTGTCGTCGCGGGTGAAAGCGGTGTCGGGCCCATCACACTGATGGACCCGGCCGACTATCCGACCCAGATCGCCGCCGAAGTCAAAGACTTCGACGCGTCGGTCTGGCTCGACAAGAAGGAGGCGCGTCGGATCGACCGCTTCATCGCCTTTGCCGCCGCGGCGGCGCAGATGGCGGTCGACGACGCCAAGTTCCCCACCGACGACGCCGAACTCAAAGAGCAGACCGGCGTCCTCATCGGGAGCGGCATCGGCGGGCTGACGATGATGACCGAGCAGACGGAGCGCCTCCACAAAGACGGCCCGGGCCGGGTGTCGCCGTTCCTCGTCCCCTACATGATCCCCGACATGGCCAGCGGCTACGTTTCGATCCTGCAAGGGTTCAAGGGGCCGAACACCTGTGTGGTCACGGCTTGTGCCACCGGGGCGAACTCGATCGGAGACGCCTACCACATCATCAAGCGAGGTGACGCGGTGGCGATGTTGGCAGGTGGTGCAGAAGCACCGATCAACCCTATCGGGCTCGCCGGCTTTTGCGCGGCCCGGGCGATGACCACCAACAACGAGGCGGGCAGCAAGGCGTCGCGTCCCTTTGACGCCGGTCGAGACGGGTTTGTCATGGGCGAAGGGTCGGGTGTCCTCGTCCTGGAAGACCGCGACCACGCCATCGCCCGCGGGGCAAGGATCTATGCCGAGATCGTGGGCTACGGAATGAGCGGCGACGCGTTCCACATCACGATGCCGGACAACGAAGGCGACGGAGCCCGCCGGGCCATGGAAATGGCAGTCAAGCGGGCCGGGTTGGGCAAAGAGGGGATCGGCTATATCAACGCCCACGGCACCTCGACCCCCTACAACGACAAGTTTGAGACCTTGGCGATCAAGCGGGCCTTCGGCGACTTGGCCGCCAAGATACCGGTGAGCAGCACCAAGTCGATGATCGGGCACTTGCTCGGCGCGGCCGGGGCCGTCGAGGCGATCGTCTCGATCAAGGCGATCACCGAAGGCGTCCTGCCGCCGACGGCGAACTACGAGACGCCGGACCCCGAGTGCGACCTAGACTACATCCCGAACGTCGCGCGCCCGACCCAGGTCGACGCCGTTCTCAGCAACTCGTTCGGGTTCGGAGGGCACAATGCCACTCTCGTCTTCCGCCGGCACAACCCTTGA
- the fabD gene encoding ACP S-malonyltransferase — MVAVVFPGQGSQRPGMGADLYAKDPYARQVFDEVESATGLNVATLCFESDEETLRETQNAQIALYTCSLAAYYAFRGAEPGVEAEAFAGHSVGEYAALAAAGVLSVAEGARLVRRRGEIMASAGKSRPGTMAAVLGLERDTIEAVCACVAPSGVCVLANDNCPGQMVISGDMDAVQAASAKLSEKGAKRVIPLNVSGAFHSPLMEQPAAQMAEALGSATFNPGHAPVYSNVTARPGSDWPTLLEQQLKSLVRWTESVQAMVADGFSTQVECGSGDVLKGLLRRIDKDTTGLTVVDTATLEATVATLKESA, encoded by the coding sequence ATGGTCGCGGTCGTTTTTCCTGGTCAGGGGTCCCAGAGGCCTGGTATGGGGGCAGACCTCTACGCCAAGGACCCTTACGCGAGGCAAGTCTTTGACGAGGTGGAAAGTGCGACGGGGCTCAACGTCGCCACTTTGTGCTTCGAAAGCGACGAAGAGACTTTGCGGGAGACCCAGAACGCCCAGATCGCGCTCTACACTTGCTCGCTGGCCGCCTACTACGCGTTCCGAGGGGCGGAACCTGGCGTCGAGGCCGAGGCGTTCGCCGGGCACAGCGTGGGCGAATACGCGGCCCTGGCCGCGGCCGGTGTCCTCAGTGTCGCCGAAGGGGCACGCCTAGTCCGACGCCGTGGCGAGATCATGGCGTCGGCCGGCAAGAGCCGGCCCGGGACGATGGCGGCGGTCCTCGGACTCGAGCGAGACACGATCGAAGCCGTCTGCGCCTGCGTGGCGCCTTCCGGAGTCTGCGTCCTCGCCAACGACAACTGTCCAGGGCAGATGGTGATCAGCGGCGACATGGACGCCGTCCAGGCGGCCAGCGCCAAGCTGTCCGAGAAAGGGGCGAAGCGGGTGATCCCGCTGAACGTCAGCGGAGCGTTCCATAGCCCGCTCATGGAGCAGCCCGCCGCCCAAATGGCCGAGGCCCTGGGATCGGCGACGTTCAACCCTGGGCACGCCCCCGTGTACAGCAATGTCACGGCCCGACCCGGTTCCGATTGGCCGACTCTGCTGGAGCAACAGCTCAAGAGCCTTGTCCGGTGGACGGAGTCGGTCCAGGCGATGGTGGCCGACGGATTCTCCACCCAGGTGGAATGCGGGAGCGGCGACGTGCTGAAAGGATTGCTTCGCCGTATCGACAAGGACACGACCGGCCTGACCGTCGTGGACACCGCGACGCTGGAGGCCACCGTCGCCACCCTTAAGGAAAGCGCATGA